The genome window GGTTTAAGTGGTCTTCTAGGTCAACGGTTGGATTAAAAATCAGGGCTGATTTTATAGATTACAGAACTATTTAACTCCCAAATAAATGTTTCTCAGAGATGGTGGtatggttttttgtgttttgtttttgtttttacaaatgatATGATTCtaagtcttcctttcttttttcactccACTCAGATCCGAAGCCAAAGCAAAGCCTCTGGGTCTGGGCTCTGTGAAGGAGATGAAGTCGTCTCCATCAATGGCAACCCCTGTGCGGACCTCACCTACCCCCAAGTCATCAAGCTCATGGAGAGCATAAGGGACTCTCTCCAAATGCTTATCAAAAGGTACAGAAGATTTGTTGgggtatatattttcttttgaaagagaaaaaatagatccCTATCTTTTAGATAGGAATGACTATAGCTTTTACTAAATGTATCATTTGTCATTTATGGGGAAATTGGGGTTGCTCTGTGGAAGGTTAGTATAGTTAAACAGAAGAACCACCGTGTTTGAGAAATGGCAGTTAATTTTCTGGTTAATTgagaattaatttgaaaatttttgtatcATGAGCTTTGTTGAAAATCTCAAGTATTTTAGACAAGTGCCTTAGAAAGCTCATTATGTTGGACATAATTTAATACTTCTAGGTCAAGATTTTGCGGTGCATCAGGATCACTACCTTATTCACCGAtgagttaaaaatgtttaatttaactTCAGAGAACAGACTGAAGGTTACCAGTGGGGGGATGGTagtgggtggtggtggagggggagaTGGGTGATGAGGATTGAGGAGTGCACTTGTCGTGCTGAGCACTGGCtgtgtatggaagtgttgaatcactgttttgtacacctgaaactaatattacactgcatgttaactgtactggaattaaaaatttaaaaaagaacagcaatCAATTCCATTACAAAATGTTTAAGTGTTAAACTATTACCCtgtacaataattttttttttatagaaagagaatgcctagagaaggaaaagaaccaCATAAAACCCTAAAAGCAGCTCGATTTCTGCTTGTCAGGACCTCTAGCAAAATCATTTGTGTATGGAAAAAAGCAGACGGATAGAATATAGGTTTTGGACTACTAATGGAAATCATTGTTAATTCGATCTCCCCAAATACCACCCTCCCTACCTAATTGCTTAAAAATGCAGTAGTAAactttaaacattaaaacaaaagaaaacaacaaggGCAATCACAAAAATGCGACAGCATCCACATTTTTACAGCCCTGTGCAAATCACAGGACCCTGTACAAACCCATACTGACTTTGCTAGTGAGCCTCTGACCATGACACTGTAATGAATCCAGAAAGGAAAGTTCTGGCTTCCTGGAGAGCAGCCTTCGGGAGGATGCCAGAGGACAATCTCACACAGAATTGAAAGCCCTCCAGGTTTTGTCTTAACTCTGTGGTTGAACGATGTGCAGCATCACCCCTCTGATAATCATTCACTATTGATTCCATTTCACACATGAACTCGACATGGCCATGATcttgtgaaaataaaagaaatgtagcACTATTCTTAGACTCTCCCATCTAAATATTTACCCATCAAGCCCAATGTTTAAGCCTTCAGGATCCTACTTCATTAAGAAGCCGCCATTTGCTTTTAAAAGCAAACTAACAGGAGTCTTGCCAAGTGTGGACGGGGTGTTTGCCATTATCGTGCATAAATCTCTGAGGTATTTGAAGACTTCCATCTTTGTTAAAGGTTTAATCACATCCCCAAAAGGGGGAAAACCTTTTCTAATTTATTCCCTTCTTAGTGTCTTTACTCTTTTAACGAGGCCAATTTCTTAGGAACGTACTTGTGGTCTGGGACATTCCCTGCTAGTTCTTGTTTTGATTACAATGACTATCACTGGGAAAATCCTTGGTGATTTAAAGCTGAATGTTAGGTACATGTttactttcagaaataaatgaactagcTCTCTGTTACTTTCAATAACTGgagatatgatgatgatgattttctCTTAAGTATTTGGacttttgcaaaataaataattaatggaTGAGATTGAAATGGAATCTCAAATTAAAATTAGCCGAAagaccatcatcatcaccactaccATCACCATTCTGGGTATCTGAACATTGTACCTATGTAGACTGAAAGGAAATGAGCATTTTAAGATACAACTCTCTAACCTTTAGAGCTTTTATGATTTGTATTCCTGTATATCTGTTTTACTTCTGCTACcagtaaatgttaacatttatatgATCCATTTGCCTGTATTACACTCTGTAAGACTGGAAAAAGTTCAAATGACTCTCTTCTCAGCTTCATAATTGATTGCTAACATAATTCAAAGTGATTTAATCTACTTCCATCTGAGGCCTTCCTAAATTAAAACTCTCTGACCTTTTGGTGCCATCAAATTTGGTTGCATAGAGTGTATTAATCATTTCCTATATAAGAAAGATCTAATTTGCTAtcatcatgtttttaaaatgctataatattttttaattatcaggAAGCTTTACAGATTACTTCCTTAGAGAAAGCTGCATTTCATTTGactattagtttttttcttattgttttgctTAGTTTTGCTTTACTAATTGCAGACAAAAGCAAAGTTAGGAGCGATTATTTTGAACATTTGTCAGAAATGCCATCAGACAGATTCTAAGGTATATTCCTTGGGGTAGCCCCTTGAGTAGGGTTCATTCACTCTCATCAAATGATAATCTGGCATTAATCAGGGGGCAttctgaggaggaggaaaggggcagagatagacactgctgctttaaaaaaaaaaaaaaacttacacatGTGAGACATGAAGGCATCTCCTACAGCTGTTCTGCAAGTGATGCTTCTCTTCTAAAAGCAGTTTGAGTTTAAATTAGAGCTTTAGCAAGAAGTTGTTTGACACTTAAACTGGCATTGCTTCTTGCAAACCCAGGTTTGCAAAACCAGCTGGCAATGGCTAAGGTCAAAAGCAAAGGATGGTAGTGAGCAGAGCTGGGCTTCTTAGTTGACAGATAAAGGAATGGTATGACTTCAGAGATCCTATAAGGAAATGCTCCAAGAGACAGGTTcaaatgggagaaggggagacaTCTCCAATTATAAATACCCCATGACTCAATGATTCATTGCAGCATGGAAAGGATTTCTCTTTACACAAGAGTACTGGGCTGGGGTCCATTTATTACAAAACACATGCTCCCTGGAGCTTGAAAAACAGCTTCTATTTCATTCCTTTCAAGAAAGCACAGCCTCTAAAAGGACTACTTGAATTATCTGTATATTAATATTACTCTGAAGTTGCTGAATATGTTTACATGACTTTACAATGTTCAGACCTATACTTCATCAGTAAGACATTGAAATGCTTTGTCATATTAGAACAAACATGGCTATTTGAAAACACCCAAATAATTACAGATAAAGGACATCCATGTAGCTACAacctgtgcttttaaaaaatcaaagctgAATTTAGGGTAGATTTAGGTTCCATAATCTTTTGTAAgcatttttgctttgctttaaaaaaaaaaaaagtttatttggaagatctttaaataataatatcaacaTGCTGCCAACTTCTGTTCTCAAATATGTTGCACTTGACATTTAAGAGGAAATATTTTGACTGTATCATGTATCCTAAAAGTGTCAGAAAGTTCTTTGGCAGGTGTAACACTCTGATTTAACCTTCTGGACTGATTTTCCTGTGCGCAGACCATCCAGTGGAGTAAATGAGAGTTCCATCTCTGAAACGGAAAACAAAACCCCTGAGCATCTCACCCATGAGGGGCCCGTGGAAAGTACCATCCTGCAAATTCAACCAGCCACAAAGAACCAGAACAGAGAGCTGTACGTTGCCTCGGTCAGGAGTGGGGCTCCTCTAGCTGGGGACCAAGGGAGTGGTCCTGGTTTTTCTGGGAGCATACAAGAAGAAACAGGCCTGAGCTACCATGTCGCTCCCCATATGCCTGACTCCCAAACAGGACACTTAGCAGAGGAGATCATCTTAAGGGAGAAGCCAGAAGTCGGGCAGCCAGGCCCTGTGGTTGAACTACAACTGTCCCTTTCACAAGAGAGACACAAGGTCACGAATGTCCCCGTGGTGGCTCTCCTGGGAGCTGAAAAATCCAAGTCTCCTGACCCAGATCCTCATGTACAACACTGCGGAATTGTCCACATAAATTCAGTCCCCAcgagggagaaaggggagccttctCTGAGGTCCAGCAAGATAATCCAGCTCTCCAGTGGCAAAGAGTTAAAAGTGACCCGGGGATGTGAAGCAGGAGACGTGGGGCTGCCCCAAGTGGAAGTGATACTCGACTGCTTGGACAGGCAGAAGACGGAAGGGTGCAGGCTTCAGGCAGGAAAGGGGTGTGTGGATTCTCCAGTGGAAGGAGGGCAGTCAGAAGCACCTCCTTCTCTGGTATCCTTTGCAGTCTCATCAGaaggcacagagcagggagaagaTCCACGCTCGGAAAGGGATCACAGCAGACCTCACAAGCACCGAGCGCGCCACGCACGTAAGTCCTGCCCAGGGCCACTGCTGGGCTATTGGAAGGGGCCTGAGAGCTTAAAGGGCATTTCGCTGCTGCTTCatttacagggtttttttttttctttttttctttttaagacttttcttatgtctttctctgtggttaaaaagaaattaattaatgcaCAGAATAACAAATGGGAAATTGTGGAGAACACCAATTTCTGAAATGGAGGCAATAAGTTTGAAGTTTGTTGTAGATTTGAAGGTATTTAAGGCATTTTCTTTGATCCCCAGAGGCACAGGAGCTGTTCAAGAAAATGATATGGTTAATGTGTCCCTTTGACTTGTCTCAGAATGTTGTCAGATTTCAGGTAAAATTGCAGAAAAGAGTATTTGAAGTCGGGTGGACTCCCGAGTTTAAATGTCAAAAACGGTTGAGTGTGCTGCTGAGAGGTGTCTTGAAAATACAGGCTCCACTACTGACACTAAAAGCAGatcttcattttggaaaaaaaaaaaaaatcattgtgcaGCTTGATGATGCTTGCAGAAGTGAGTTTGACAGACAAGGACATGTGGAATACTGAGCAGTTACATGATCCTCTCGGCTTTGTATGTCTTCACTCGACTGCAAAGCATTTCATCTACCTTCTAGACACACGGGTCAGTCTCCCAGACCCTGTGGAGGCATTTAAGTGTCcccaaatgtaaaatatatttacattcaaGGCTCtttatggtgttttgttttctctaggGGAGTGACTagagaaaggagaatgaagaTAAGGATGTCAGTTAGGTTgcatgatttttgttcttttctcgttctctctctcttttttttcctttttaaaacaaattttagaatttcatttgagGAGGTAGAAGCTGACTAGCAAAAACACTTGAAGGTAGGAATGATATACAACGGTAATGAACTCAAAGTActatattaattcttctaaccTCTCATTATTCCCTTCCAAGCATATTTTTAGCAGAAGCATTTGTAGTTTTATTGGCAAGTGCTGTTAATCGTCCTTATACTTGAAGCATCTGTACCCACCTTCACATTTATGGCATATTAAGTGTATTAAGTATTAACTCACATACTTTACATGTTGGCTGTGAAGTAAGCAACAACTGTGCAACTGTGACTGTCAATTTAATAGTAAGTTGTATAACACTAGTCAAAAAAAAGGAGTTACATTCAATAATGAATTTGCTTTTAACTGTTTCCtctaaataaaatccaaatgccAGGGAATATCTAATTTTGTCATAAAGTCATTCACtctgattctattttatttaaaaaaaaaaaaaaaaccagaatcatGAGTCCGATTTTTTTCCCAGGGACAAAACCCCCCCCTAATTTTCAATCATGAAATATTCAAGAAGTTTTTCCGAAATTTCCAGTTAACTATTTTGAAGAATTCGAAAATTGCTTGTGAATCATGTTCATTATCATTAAATATATGATGACAATTAGCTAATGCTATACATTAGTTTGCCACCAATTTGTTTTCTTGTAACaataatgataaaggaaaaaattaaatatgcatgTTACTTTAAAACTGTCAAACTctcattttaaatgacttaagTTCTGCATCAGCTTTTACCCACAGTTAAGAGGTCACTAGtctcatcatttttaaatatcccCAAGATTTACATTTATTCTTGCTGTGACTGAAGTACTTATATTTCAAAATAGCAATCCATTTCAAACAAATTTATGTAGACAGCTTTGTAGATTGAATTTCTTACATGTATTCACAATGATCCAGTGTTCCAAATCATTAGCAATCACTGATTCAGTGCCTTCAATTATTATTCATTCAgtttttttgaatttatattgATCCAGTCACCATGAATACAAGGACTTTGGGGAGATGTCaaagtttaagaaaagaaaagaagaaaacttaattatttaaattcattacaCAGAAACACTTAGAATTTCTTGCCCCCcctcccacttttaaaaaatgcttggaTACAgttttatattgatattttattatttaaatacgGAAGTACAAGGTATGTCTTAccttgtttttcagaaaatactctgtcctcaaattatttcctttttggttttgattATATCGTATTGACTGACATTTACTAGCTAGCGCTTATTGTTAAGGTATTAAGATCCATGTGCTACATATAGTCCAAtcaccatacataaaaatgtatttatatgacCAAGTGAAACAGAAGCATTGTGTAGAATTATATATATCTTGTAGATCATcataaaagtatacattttaaaagaaataagaaggagAAATGAGTTCGATTGCTTCAAAACTTAGTGGCTGATTGTAAACATGTTTTTTCCATATTTACTTTCCCCCAGGAGAATTGATTTCTGGGCTGCTATGAGGGCTTCTTGGAATTCATCAACTCAGTATAATTTCTGTACTTTCCCTAGGGCTCAGGAGGAGTGAAAGCCTATCAGAAAAGCAGGTGAAAGAAGCGAAATCTAAATGCAAAAGCATTGCGCTCCTTCTTACAGACGCCCCCAACCCCAACTCCAAGGGGGTGTTGATGTTTAAGAAGCGCCGTAGGCGGGCCAAGAAATACACCCTAGTCAGCTACGGCACTGGCGAACTTGAGCGCGAGGCCGacgaggaggaagaaggggacagagaggaTACTTGCGAAGTAGCATTTCTGGGCACGAGCGAATCGGAGGTGGATGAAGAGTTATCGTCTGACGTTGACGACAGCGCACAAGTGGTGAACTTTGACTGGGATTCGGGACTCGTGGACATCGAAAAGAAGCTGAACAGAGGGGACAAGATGGAGATGTTGCCGGACACCTCAGGCAAGGGCGCCCTCATGTTTGCCAAGAGGAGGGAGCGAATGGATCAGATCGCGGCCcaaaaagaggaggagagggtggggggaatgcCCGGCAGAGAACCCGAAGCTGCGCAGACGGACGGCCTGAGAACCGTGGCTTCCTaccaaaggaaggaggaagaatcGGTCCGAACGCAGAGCTCCGTGAGCAGAAGCTACATCGAGGTGAGCCACGGTCATGGCCACGTGCCCCAACAGAACGGCTTCAGTGGGGCGTGTGAAACCGCAGATGCACCGAGGATGATTCCTATGAACAGAACAGCCAAACCCTTCCCGGGGTCTGCGAACCAGCTGgcgacccccttctccccaacccggAACGTGGCAAGTCCCATGGCGGACTTCCCGGCGCCTCCGCCCTATTCCGCGGTCACGCCTCCGCCTGAAGCCTTCTCCAGAGCCATGTCCAGTCCCCCAGCGGGCCCCGCGCAGCCTCCTCCGTGGCCCCAGCCCGCCCCGTGGGCCCAGCCGGCCTTCTACGACGCCTCGGAGCGCATAGCTTCCCGGGATGAAAGGATCGCGGTGCCGGCCAAGAGAACGGGGATACTGCAGGAGGCCAAAAGGAGAAGCACGACGAAGCCCATGTTCACCTTCAAAGAGCCCAAAGTAAGCCCAAATCCCGAACTCTTGTCCCTTCTTCAAAATTCGGAGGGCAAAAAGGGCACGGGAGCTGGAGGCGATTCCGGACCCGAAGAAGACTACCTCAGTTTAGGGGCCGAGGCCTGTAATTTCATGCAGAGCTCCTCTGCGAAACACAAGACTCCGCCTCCGGTGGCTCCGAAGCCGGCAGTCAAGTCCTCGCCCTCCCAACCGGTAACTCCAGTCTCTCCGGTCTGGTCCCCAGGAGCGGCTCCAACCCAACCTCCTGCCTTCCCCGCGTCCAGCCCGTCGCAGGGCACCGTTGTCTCCTCCATCAAAATAGCCCAGCCTTCCTACGCTCCGGCTCGGCCCGCGAGTGCTCTGACCCTGGCCGGTCCCTTCAGAGGACCACAAGCAGCGGTAGCCAGTCCCAACTACACACCCAAGCCAGCGGCTCCCACACCACCAGTAAACGCTGCTCACGCTGCTGCAGCGGGACCATCTAATGAGCTTCCAGGAATGAGTGGGAAAGGAGCCCAGCTCTTTGCTAAGAGGCAGTCGAGGATGGAGAAGTACGTGGTGGATTCAGACACGGTGCAGGCCCATGCCGCTCGCGCCCAGTCTCCCACGCCGTCTCTACCGGCCGGCTGGAAGTACTCCTCCAACGTCCGAGCCCCTCCTCCTGTGGCCTACAATCCTATCCACTCCCCCTCCTACCCTCTGGCCGCTCTCAAGTCTCAGCCATCAGCCCCACAGGCGTCCAAGACAAGCAAGAAAAAGGGCAAAAAACCCCTCAATGCTTTGGACGTCATGAAGCACCAACCGTATCAGCTAAACGCATCCTTGTTTACTTTCCAACCTCCAGATGCGAAGGATGGCCTCCCCCAAAAGTCATCCGCCAAGGTCAGCCCGGTGCCGGGCATGAAGCAAGCTCTCCCTCCCCGGCCCGTGAACCCTGGCTCGCCCACTACTGCGCAGGCGTCTTCTGTGTACTCGGCGCCGGCCTACAGCTCTCAGCCCGCCTTCTTTGCAGAGGCAGCCTCACCCATCAGCGCGTCCCCAGTGCCCGTGGGCATTCCCGCCTCCCCGAAGCAAGAATCAGCCTCTGCGTCTTACTTTGTGGCGCCGAGGCCGAAGTTCTCAGCCAAGAAAAGTGGTGTCCCAGTTCAGGTGTGGAAACCATCTATCGCGGAAGAGTAATCTTGTAGCCGAAGCTGAGTGTCCACTTTGTTTGAAACAAGCTGTTTGCAGTGTTGCTCCAGTCCCGGAGAATGCCTAGCGAGTCCTCAACTTACTTAGAATTTCAGATGTCACTTCCCAATCTGGGTCCAAGGAGCGTAATATTTTTAATGAGTCAAAAATCTAACTCAGATTGACTTAAAACATATTTAGCTTTTTCGCAAAAATAGGGGAGCACCCCAAAATAGACATGTGCCATTATATTAAGTAAGCAGGATGCTTAGGATTTACGCTTTAGTCCCAAGAAAGACAGTGATCAGTGTTAGCAGACAGTGCACACAGCCTTTGTGTAGCGTATCAGCTACTGTGCTCCTGTGGTGAAGAGGTTCAGATGCAGGAAGAAGATACATGTATCGACTGAGAGTTCCTTTTTAGGTAGTGCTTTATCTCTATAACGGGTGTGAAGagataaaacatttattgaggacaGGGATCAGCTCTGGTCTGTCAACCTCAGCCACCTGTTTGATAGTGCAGAGGACGACTCTGGGGATTGTTGAAATGTACATATTTAGTAAGAAGGGTAAGGAAGAGGGTGTCAGTGATAACTGAGCACTAATTATGTATTGGGTTCTCCACCAGATGTTTTctatgtattaactcatttcagAAGACTCCCTTAAAGTAAATGAGACAGGGCAAGAAGGCTAATTATCCTTAGAGACCGATTTCCATCTTCTCTTCCCAATTACTTAAGAAACGAAGCAAGTGTTATCTCCGATTGCCCCTGAAAAGTGTAAGTTTGTGTTCCTCAGCCAGGGCAAGTGGTAGAGCACAGTATAAAGGAATAACATAAAAAAGGGTGAGCAGGTTGCAGATAAAGGTAGCTAGGATTATTATTTTCCCTTGGGAAAGCACGCGATTGAGGCGTGAAGGGTTTCCGACTGCAGGGGCTGATTGTGAAGCACGAGGAACCCCGCGTGTGTGGAGGCCATAGGGTGAGAACACACAATTACTAGCATCATTTCTGAGTGACCTCACAGATGGCTTTCcttgtgtttgttttgctttccgCCCACTGTTTCCCCCACTGTTCCTTGCAATTTGATTCTCTCAGCTTCACTTTGTGATTTTTGTGTGATGGACCAGGAGGATTCAGGCAAGGTTACCTTGTAAATTTGGATTGGTCACACACCATGCCGTCATCCAGCTGGCGATGAAGTTAAAAATGTTACTGACAGTAAACCTGAAGACCTTTCTCATATCTATTTTAAGTCCAATCTGACCAACCATGGAAAATATTCAACAGGAATTAATGTAGAGAGAACCGCAGAGCATTTTTGACAGCTCCGAGGAGAACCATCTACTTAGCACAGGAGACACATTTA of Mustela nigripes isolate SB6536 chromosome 1, MUSNIG.SB6536, whole genome shotgun sequence contains these proteins:
- the SYNPO2 gene encoding synaptopodin-2, yielding MGTGDFICISMTGGAPWGFRLQGGKEQKQPLQVAKIRSQSKASGSGLCEGDEVVSINGNPCADLTYPQVIKLMESIRDSLQMLIKRPSSGVNESSISETENKTPEHLTHEGPVESTILQIQPATKNQNRELYVASVRSGAPLAGDQGSGPGFSGSIQEETGLSYHVAPHMPDSQTGHLAEEIILREKPEVGQPGPVVELQLSLSQERHKVTNVPVVALLGAEKSKSPDPDPHVQHCGIVHINSVPTREKGEPSLRSSKIIQLSSGKELKVTRGCEAGDVGLPQVEVILDCLDRQKTEGCRLQAGKGCVDSPVEGGQSEAPPSLVSFAVSSEGTEQGEDPRSERDHSRPHKHRARHARLRRSESLSEKQVKEAKSKCKSIALLLTDAPNPNSKGVLMFKKRRRRAKKYTLVSYGTGELEREADEEEEGDREDTCEVAFLGTSESEVDEELSSDVDDSAQVVNFDWDSGLVDIEKKLNRGDKMEMLPDTSGKGALMFAKRRERMDQIAAQKEEERVGGMPGREPEAAQTDGLRTVASYQRKEEESVRTQSSVSRSYIEVSHGHGHVPQQNGFSGACETADAPRMIPMNRTAKPFPGSANQLATPFSPTRNVASPMADFPAPPPYSAVTPPPEAFSRAMSSPPAGPAQPPPWPQPAPWAQPAFYDASERIASRDERIAVPAKRTGILQEAKRRSTTKPMFTFKEPKVSPNPELLSLLQNSEGKKGTGAGGDSGPEEDYLSLGAEACNFMQSSSAKHKTPPPVAPKPAVKSSPSQPVTPVSPVWSPGAAPTQPPAFPASSPSQGTVVSSIKIAQPSYAPARPASALTLAGPFRGPQAAVASPNYTPKPAAPTPPVNAAHAAAAGPSNELPGMSGKGAQLFAKRQSRMEKYVVDSDTVQAHAARAQSPTPSLPAGWKYSSNVRAPPPVAYNPIHSPSYPLAALKSQPSAPQASKTSKKKGKKPLNALDVMKHQPYQLNASLFTFQPPDAKDGLPQKSSAKVSPVPGMKQALPPRPVNPGSPTTAQASSVYSAPAYSSQPAFFAEAASPISASPVPVGIPASPKQESASASYFVAPRPKFSAKKSGVPVQIGHSLSLPGRPAPPTISTTSPWVFQPAYNYSSKPSDELEKANKRLTPWEAATKSPLGLVDDAFKPRNIQESIVANVVSAARRKVLPGCSEDWNERLSYVPQAQKANVSSFARQEYNVASLPNNNMSTNSQYGSQLPYAYYRQPSRNDSEIMSMETRSDYCLSTADYNYNPHPRGWRRQT